In the genome of Blastopirellula retiformator, the window TCCGGCTCTTCGGGCCAACCGTTTGATTCGGGGACTCCCTTTTCGCTGATCTGGACGAGCACCTTGCCGGACGGAATCATCTCGCGGGTGACCGGCGGCGGTGGCGGATTGTATTGGCATCGCTCCGCAATCTCCGCCGGATCGAGCGGTTCGCGATAGAGGGCGATGCTGTCCATCCAGCCCTGGAACGATTGACTGACGGCGCGATTGTAGCCGGCGCCGATCACCAGATCGTCGGCATCTTGTACTGGCGGTAGATCGGTGACTCCGCCCAGGTCCCACACGCCGTCAGTCGGCTTGCCGTCGATGTAGGCCTTCAGGCTGGCGCCATCGCCGAAGGTGTAATCGACAGCGACGTGATGCCAGCCGGTCAGCGGCACTTCGGCGGTGCTCCACCAACGATGCCAGTCGGTCTTTTTCGTCTCAGGATGTCGGCTGGTGAACAGGAAGCCGAGCTGAGCTTCCTCGTGCGTTCCTTGCAAACGAACGGCATAGTTCTGGTTGGTTTCGCCGAGGTGTTCGCCCAGCTTGCCATGCCGGCCTTTGCCGATCAGGTAAACGTTGTGCCCCCTGCCGATCGACTTGATTTTTAGCCAAGCCTCAAAGGCGAGCGTATCGCCGGCGGCAAAGCGGACGTTGGTGAAGCCTCCCCGCTCGTGATCCTTAACGACGATGGCGCCTTCGTGCCCGGCAAACTGGCAGGCCTGATTGTCGGCGCTGAAGTTGGGATAGCGCGGCGTCTGCGGTCCGGCGGTGGCCGCACCGTATTTTCCGGTCCAGGCGCCTGGTTGCGACTGGCCATCGAAATTCCACTGGAGAATCGGCTCGGCCAGGGCGGCGCGATGGAAGGTTGCGAGCAACATCGTGGCGACAAGCAGCAGGGCGCTGTTGATGCGGCGAGAGTTGTTCATGGGGCTTTGGGGGTTGAGGGCAGGAGGCGGGTTGGCGGACCAGCGAAAGGCGTTGGCCGCAAGGGAGGATGCTCTATCGAGTGCCTGGCAGGCCGCCGACGAAGACGGGATCAATGTGATGAGGGTCGTCTAGGGCGTCTTGGAAGAACAGCCCCTCGACCGCTTCACCGGGACCATAGCCGAGATCGGACAGGTCGATGCCGACCGCCAATCCACGGAAGCGAATTCCTTGTTTGTGTGGCGCCATCTCTAGCGACTTCAGCTGCTCGATCGAGTCGACCGGTTCGTCAAACATGTGAACGTAAAAGTCGGTCAGGTTGCAAACGCCAGGCGACTCCATCGTCAAGTCATAGGTTTCAATCGTGTGCGACCGCAGGCCGTCGCGAAACTTCAATGGACTGACATGAAACGGGTCGCCATCAGGTGGATTGGAGAACGCTTGCAGATCAAAGAAGACGACGTCGGGACCAGGGCCGTTGACGACCGGCGTCGCGAACTGAATCGCCAAGCCAGGCGTCGCCAGCTCGCCGGAAAGGATCGGATCGGTCGTCAGCGGCTCGGCGCTGCCGCCGGGGTTGATCACGCCGGTGATCAGGCTCCGATCCGACACGGTCGCTAGACGATCGGTGGGCAACGTCTCGGGACCGCACAAAAAGCCGCCCGGCGTGAGGTTTTTGAATGCCGTAATCCGAGCCGGAATCAGTTCTTCGACCGGGATCTTCTGGATACGTCCGTCGCGCTGGACGGCGACGCTGATCAAGTCCTCGGCGCTGCCTGCTTCGTTTTTCGAGGCCTCGTACGAGACGACCCGATCAGGCAAGCCCCGACGATAAACGCTGGCGTCAAACGGAATGTTGCTGGCCGCAAACGTGCGACCTTTGGCGAGCTTCAGCGCTTTGCCGTTGGTTAGCCGGATTTCATCGTGGGTGGCCTGCGCGATTGCGTTCGCTTCGTAAACGTCGGCGGCGCCTTCGATCACCTGAACTTCCGTTTCGCTCAATTCCGAAACATTGACGCTGAACCGCGTACCGCGATCGACGAGGTGCGTCACCGGCGTTTCGACGCGAAAACCTTCGGCGCCATCCGGGGCGTGCACGCTGCAGCGGCCGACATCCAGCGCCAGGCACTCATCTGACAGCACGCGAAAGACCGCTGGACCTTCGACGATGGCGGTTGCCCCGGCCGGGAATTTGATTTTCACCAGGCCGCTCATCAGCACGTACTCTCGCTTCTGCGCCAGTAGCGAGCGAACCGGCGGGGCAAGCTCGCCG includes:
- a CDS encoding LamG domain-containing protein; the encoded protein is MNNSRRINSALLLVATMLLATFHRAALAEPILQWNFDGQSQPGAWTGKYGAATAGPQTPRYPNFSADNQACQFAGHEGAIVVKDHERGGFTNVRFAAGDTLAFEAWLKIKSIGRGHNVYLIGKGRHGKLGEHLGETNQNYAVRLQGTHEEAQLGFLFTSRHPETKKTDWHRWWSTAEVPLTGWHHVAVDYTFGDGASLKAYIDGKPTDGVWDLGGVTDLPPVQDADDLVIGAGYNRAVSQSFQGWMDSIALYREPLDPAEIAERCQYNPPPPPVTREMIPSGKVLVQISEKGVPESNGWPEEPEVTETYVEEVFGLFELPHKYVATGVRGDRANPSHVRASAVVTFPAGKHRLLLRGRGHQGTCFSLLLAGGGLNHQGAYGVTDELSKKMIEHPVSIPDYHATIHAALGIDPYQELFDGSRPVPITDGGKPVDALFS
- a CDS encoding FecR family protein, whose amino-acid sequence is MNVPTRFSELWTDYLEGDLDEAGMAQLREMLAADESLLHLTADMYQTHRLLGLAVPETPARREQFVQEVLSRLPEDSDTFVDGVMADVGRLAAASAQRNEAAPSARSSRGTALYLALALSLLMLATLSLPVFRPSGVAQPSIPSPAPSNEDGNVRFSSMARAKFFGELAPPVRSLLAQKREYVLMSGLVKIKFPAGATAIVEGPAVFRVLSDECLALDVGRCSVHAPDGAEGFRVETPVTHLVDRGTRFSVNVSELSETEVQVIEGAADVYEANAIAQATHDEIRLTNGKALKLAKGRTFAASNIPFDASVYRRGLPDRVVSYEASKNEAGSAEDLISVAVQRDGRIQKIPVEELIPARITAFKNLTPGGFLCGPETLPTDRLATVSDRSLITGVINPGGSAEPLTTDPILSGELATPGLAIQFATPVVNGPGPDVVFFDLQAFSNPPDGDPFHVSPLKFRDGLRSHTIETYDLTMESPGVCNLTDFYVHMFDEPVDSIEQLKSLEMAPHKQGIRFRGLAVGIDLSDLGYGPGEAVEGLFFQDALDDPHHIDPVFVGGLPGTR